In Trichoplusia ni isolate ovarian cell line Hi5 chromosome 2, tn1, whole genome shotgun sequence, the DNA window TCTCTGCTATACCACTTAACGATCAAACCAATTCTCGCTTTGCTTAAGATTTGCAGCTAAATACTCGAAAGTGTAAAAAGGAAACCGTTTTCGCGACTCGGCAGAGAACTCTATTAGATCAAAGTATAACCAACAATTGATTTGATACCTATACTTGGGCGATCTCTACTTCACAGTGTCCTTTTGCTCTTAAGAGTATACGGGACTTAGTTTAAGTTTTACGCTATGGACTGAACTAATATAAAAGTTGGTTTTAGGTTACTTCTGCGGATTCGAGTTGGATcggaaaaagaaataaatcttGAAGAGAAATTTGGTTGCGATTTCGAAAGTGAAGCTGTGGATTTATTAGAAGAGGCAGCGAGTCTTGGATTAAAGGTAAGCATCGGCAAGTAAAAATGGAATAGATGCATCACCTCGTATAATGTTCTGAAACAACCTAACTTATTGGAAAATTATAATGTGTtaccattttctattaaaattgttcaaGATTTGATCAAAGCTTTGTGTAAAAAACTGATCATCCCTGGTTAGCTGGTTTGCTACAATTAAACATTCCTGTAACCATAACGTGCTGCACACTCttactatttacaaataacgacttaattaataaaaaaaaaaatatttttaaagcctatttgtaaatatgtaaacatagtatttattttcacattcaaAGTAACATTTCGCATTCAAAGTCTTTACCAACACCAAGCCTTGTAGAGTTTTATTAAAGTGACTTCTGAACTAGCTTTGCTAACGTTTCGCAATAGTAGAAGACTCGTCACGAACGAGAGTTTTAATCAAAACTTGTTCCTGTGACATGTTCCTGTTTAGTTACTGTAAAGCTTGgctaatgcaaataaatatgtgGATACGTAGATGTCTTTCAATGCGACATTTAAAGACGAAGGAACTTATTGCAATGACACTCAAACAATATGAaaaagatttatataaaatacataggtaGCACTCTACTATAAgaattaagaattattatactaatttactggtaatttattattgtagaatTTTTTCAATGAACAGCTTTCGCCAGCCTTCTCTCTCGTTACCACAAAAATTAAACCAGCTTTTCAAAATTTTTTCGTCGTTCAAATCTCCTGGTGTTAAGTATATTTGACATTTTAGACGGACAACCAGTGTCCAAAAAGAAGTCTCTCAGTTATAGCTAGACCtctaataaaacctcctttttctAGGTGATAGGAGTTGCTTTCCATGTCGGCAGTAAATGCACCGCGGTTAACAGATACTTGGTAGGGCTGACGTACGCCAGGGCTCTGTTCGACCACGAGGCAAATGTCGGCAGAACGATGACAGTGGTTAATATAGGAGGAGGATTTTGTGGTgtcaaaacaaatgcaattgATCAGGTATCTAtgtattctttaattattattttttctgattaACACAAGTAATTGATAAGAAATcgaactaatttttttttataaaaacaatttcggTTATACACTCGCGAGCAACTAAATCGACTCAACCCATAAGCACGCATACATATCTGTATTTTTCggaaaatacgtattttatttataaaaaccatACGTTTGTTAAAAGCTTGAAACTATAGCTTTACAATGACACcactatcataaaaaaatattcagtacttttttatttacgcaaTTTAAACGGGTGTAATGGAAAATTCACTATCTACGGTACCCACGACTGTGCTACGATCCACCCCTATAAAAACTCCCCACTACCAATTTACCTTATCAGTCGCTTATCAGAAGTTGACCTGTACACATCTCCGCAAATTGCACTAATTGTTTTGAAGAAACTATGGACACTACGCCTGAAGAAGCTGCTCAAGTTGAAGCTTTGTTGCAACAAGGACTCGGTCAGCGAACAGTCGCTGCCCAGCTTCACGTGAGCCGATCTGCTGTATCAAGAGTATACAGAAGATTTCAAGAGACTGGTGCCTTTAATCGAAGACCAAGAGCCAGTCGTCACCGATGCACTTCAGAGAGAGACGACCGACGACCTTGTGACAAAGGCGTTGCGGAATCGGCACCTGACGGGTGTTGATGCGACGCAGGAACTGAGGCGTGTTCGCGGGGTGGCTGTCAGCGAGTGGACAGTAAGAAGACGCTTGAAGAAAGCCAATCTCACTCCAAAACGGCCTGCCACGGGCCCGAAATTAACGGCAAGCCACCGACAAGCGCACCTTCAATTTGCTCGTGAGCATCTCAATTGGAGCGTCGAGCAGTGGCAGTCAGTTTTATTCACTGACGAGTGCAGAATGTGTCTGTATGGTAGTGACAGGAGAAGCCGGGTCTACAGGCGTCCTGGCGAGCGATTTGCACAGTGCTGTTTTGCTGAAACGGTTGCATACGTCGGCGGCTCCTGCATGATGTGGGCTGGTATCTCGTTAGACGAAAAACCGCGCTCGTTTTCGTGCCCGGGGGAGGTCGAGGAGGAGGGCTGACAGCTGATCGGTATATTACCGACATTCTTCAGGACCACGTTGTTCTATACGCAGGATTTGTCGGCGAAAACTTCCTCTTAATGCATGACAATGCCCGGTGTCACACATCGCGTATCACTCGACAGTTCCTGGACGAAGTGAATATACCAACGATGGACTGGCCTGCACTCAGTCCAGATATGAATCCTATCGAGCACTTATGGGACGAACTCAAGAGAAGGTTTCGGGCCAGAAATCCAGTCCCTTCGACCGTAGAAGAAATGAAGGCGGCGTTATTAGAGGAGTGGGACGGAATTCCTCAAGACACCGTCAAAAAATTGATCAGATCGATGAAAAATCGACTGCAAGCTGTGATTAGAGCTAGGGGGGGCAATACCAAGCAgtgatacaataaattattttatgtttattgaacagttttcgttttatttttaaaataactaaccATTGCACGTTTTTCTAAGTTCCCATTTTCCCTCTACTTTCATCCAGATAGCATTGATTTTAAAAGTACTGAATAAAATGTTGACAATCAGGTACCAACTTAAAGCTAAGGTCTTAAGCTTTCAAAtgctgtatgtattttttaaataaataatgtattttttgaaaaatacatacgtTTATGTGCGCGTATGGTTTGAGTCGATTTGGTTGCTCGCGAGTGTAGTTGCCTCAAAAGCTCAAGAGCAAATCTCCAGAATCTGTAGTTTGGCTCTTATTTCTCGTTCTAGTTGGCAAAAAACTTTATTGTCCTTTTAATATATAGATACGaagcaacaaattaaaaatctgtttttcaacagatttttaattttagttttgaaaataattaatctgataatttttaaatatttcataaattaaaggGCATCACTTGAGTATCTTTACTATCCTATTAAAATCATGTTAAAGCCGTTAAGTTACCATCATTGAAAAAAGATCAACAACTTAATGCTACCAAATATACCTAAAAGGCTAAAAACTTTATTACGCCCTctaaattcttttgtttatacaaGACTAAATATAGTTTCGTGTCCTATCGGAATCGAGACTCCGAAACTCTAGACGTCCGGGAGATCAATCATGAACACCGACAGTTGCGATATTTTGGTCACAGTATATTCTTTCTATTGTACCCTTTCATAAATTGTTCTAAAGCTCTTGCCTAGCCTAGCCCAGAACGATCTCTCAAGGTAATATCTCTTTATTGCGATTGAATACAAACGTTGGagtgaaaaaatcaaacatcAAACATGACTCGAACTAGTGACGGCTGGCAATACATGCCAGTCGAGAGAGCGAGAATATTGCAATAAACAAATTCAAGATCTTTGTCAGTGTACTCAGCAGCTTAGTTGATAAAGCGACTTGGGCCAGAAGTCGCAGGATCAGATCAGGaagatataatttgtatttcattgcaaatattatccaactagctgttgcctgtgacttcgttcccgtgggtaaaagatataagttatgatttatatctgccctgttttttttcatattttccattgtatcttcgctcctattagtcgcagcgtggtggtttatagcctaaagccttcctcgataaatggtctattcaacacaaaaagattttttcaatttggactcaTAAATAATGTGTTTCTAGGTCTCcaaattcataaatagaaaGATTGAAGATATCTTTCCTGATCCCAAAGTGAAGATTATTGCGGAGCCTGGACGATACTTTTGTGAATCAGCTTTCACCCTCTACTGTAGTATAAATAGTGTTCGGAAAGTAAGTATTACTTTTATAGCAATACCACGATATTACCATAGCACTTTTACATTTAACTCCACTTAGgttatgcaaaaaaaaaggaaatggaAAGAAAatccatgaaaaaaaaaatacgacacaTACTGTTCCATATTTATGACGCTTTTTTTGTGATTACTTAACAATTTCCAACATAATTTGCAGCagacattaatttatttccaatttaaagaatgttttctctgaattggaaataaaaagaaagtctGAAGGAATttgtcctttttttatttatatgttattcGCTTCCCTATCGTTTCAGTCCACGAGGAACGATAAAACAGTGAATATGATTTACCTCAACGACGGGATTTACGGGACcatgagatttgttgagcacaaACCCACCAAGTTCAAGGTTTGTATGGAAATTGAAGGTATTATCATGCGAAATTGATCCTTTGGCGTTTCAAGGATGTATTTCCAATCCAATATACTTTGATGTAGGGCTGTACTTTGTATGGCAATTGATTGTGTGTGAAAAAATGTAGAGAGCGTATATATGTAGCGCGCATGCTTAAAATATAGCGTATTTCCGTCCCTATATATCCTCAAAATTCAAATGCGTTGCGTTTTCTTATTAATGCTTTCCGCACTATCCAATTTAATAGTTGTGTTCCGAAGAAAACCTTGTGGTTCACAACCACAACACAAAAGACAaatgcacaaaaacacctatCTACATGTTTTTTTGCCcataatttgtgaaaatcctttttttatacAGGCTGATGTCAGTTTCAGCAACATGTCATTTCATTTACCttgtgaataattttaattctttgcaATAGCTCTGTTGAATTCCGCAGACAGTCTTGCTTGCAACTAGCTTTATTATTTGATCATCGATTAAAACTCGTATTTTTTTCAGAGAGCAAACGATGACGAGTCAGGCAATCAAGAAGTAATTCTATGGGGTCCTAGCTGTGACTCCTACGACCGTGTGATGAAAGACGTTGTACTACAGCTGCCTAATATCACGCCCAGTGATTGGCTGGTATTCAATAACCATGGCGCTTACACAATAACGTATGAGACTCGATTCTCCAGCTTGTTGACGCCGTTGATAAGACCTGTGGTTACTATGGATACAATGTAAGTAATTTTGGAAACCTacttagatttttaatatttatattgacacAAAATCTAGCAGaactttactttaattatactaACTTTTCTGTCCCACGGCAAAGGCAAAGAACTCTCCCGCcacttttacttattttcatttctGTTACTAGCGGCAGGTTCGGCAAGAACGAGCccttaaatataacttattcattcattttcaatactttaaattaataacaaaataaccgATCTCTTAATTGATTTTGAGAAGGCATCAATTTAAGATATTTCTGTACActactttttttatgttatttcataaCTGTTTTCAGGCACAAACTTAAAAATACGAACATATTTTCGTCGAGAGACTTCATAGTCCATCCGGACAGCCTAGCTCTGCCCATTACAATGCCTCTTCTTTTAAAAAGCGAGCCAACGTCCAAAAAAGC includes these proteins:
- the LOC113508527 gene encoding ornithine decarboxylase 2-like encodes the protein MSPISNDMAQNGGITLPAYVLDDCKPQDVGSSMIEHGCQKQPFYIFDIDEAYYRIQYFRNSMPRIQVFYAMQANDTEMMLKLGMACSLNFSCSSPFEVYKLRYHNISPESILYTIPSKMADHMKYARDSKIKYTTFDSSEELRKLKEYWPDSRLLLRIRVGSEKEINLEEKFGCDFESEAVDLLEEAASLGLKVIGVAFHVGSKCTAVNRYLVGLTYARALFDHEANVGRTMTVVNIGGGFCGVKTNAIDQVSKFINRKIEDIFPDPKVKIIAEPGRYFCESAFTLYCSINSVRKSTRNDKTVNMIYLNDGIYGTMRFVEHKPTKFKRANDDESGNQEVILWGPSCDSYDRVMKDVVLQLPNITPSDWLVFNNHGAYTITYETRFSSLLTPLIRPVVTMDTMHKLKNTNIFSSRDFIVHPDSLALPITMPLLLKSEPTSKKARLHPQVPTLIV